The region GCAGGTCACCCTGGCCTACATGACCTCCGGCAGCCGCAAGGGCGCCCGCACCAGCCCCAAGACCCTCGCCGCGTACCGTCTCGCCGTGCGGGACTTCGTGCCCTGGGCGCAGCGCAGCGGCGTACAACTGCTCCGCCCCGGACGGCGGGACGGCGGCCGGTACGTCGCCGAGCTGCAGACGCGGCCCACCCAGGCACGCGGCCGGACCGGGACGCTCTCGGCCGCGACCGTGGCGCAGTACGTCGCGGGCGCCCGCGCCCTGTACCGCGCGCTGCGCTGGGCAGGCGCGACCGAAGCGCAGCCGTTCGAAGACGCGCACGTGCCCCCGGACCCCACGCCCGGCATCGTGAAGAACCCGCCCTACATGCGCGAGGTCGATGACGTCCTCGGGCACTGCGACGCCCGGCTCGCCGCGCTGCTGCTGCTGTGCGCGCACGCCGGGCTGCGCGTCACCGAGGCGCTGAACATCCGGCTCGGCGACCTTCAGGGCGCGCAGCTGACCGTGCACGGGAAAGGGGGCAAGGTCCGCCGCGTTCCCCTGGGCCGCCGCGTCCGCGCGGCCCTGCAGGACCTGCCCGCCGCGAGTGCCGACGGTGAGCTGTTCGACTGGACGTACCATCAGGCGCAGTACCGCATGCGGCTCGCCTTCCGCGCTGCCGGGCACGGACCGGCCTGGCGGGGCTTTCACGCCGCGCGTAAACACTCGGGGACCCGGCTGTACCGCGCCACGAAGGACTTCACGCGGGTCGGGCTGTTCCTAGGGCACTCGTCGGTGGACACGACGCGGCGCTACGTCGCCCTGGAGGAGAACGACGTGCAGAACGAAGTCGAGGACTTCTGACAGCAGAGTTCAGAGGTCTTGAGGGTAGCCCTCGGTCCGTCTGAATCGAGCACCTGAAAAAGACAGCAGTTGGAAGTGGAATTGTATGGTGTTGGCCCCAGGGTGGAACTGAACACCGCTGTGAGCCGTTGAGGCACCTGCGGAGTCCACTGAGGTCCACCTCTGAAATGGCAGCGATTCACCCTGGGGCGTGCCCTTCGCCTGAGTTACGAAACTGAATCCTGCGGTGGGGCAGGAGGTGACGGTTCAGCCTTCAGCGGCACCTGGGAGCTGGTCGCCGGGTCCGGCGAGTGGACGCGCTCCGGCGGTCAGGCCGGGCGGACGTAGGCGCGCGTGTGGGGGTAGTGCACGTCGGACCAGTAGGCGATGAAGCGCCGGATCTGCGCGGTGAACTCCTCGAAACCGTGCTCTTTGACGAGGTAACCGGAGCTGATCAGGTCGTACGCCCGCCGGACGTCGTCAGAGTCGCTGGAAGTGGTGAGCATCACGGCCGGCAGGCGGTGCAGGCTGGGGTGCGAGCGCACGGCCTGCAGCATCTCGAACCCGGTCATGCCGGGCATGCGGATATCGAGCAGCAGCACGTCCGGCAGCAGGTGCAGGTCCGCCTGCGCCAGCAGCCAGTCCAGGGCGCTGCGGCCGTCGTGGAGGACTTTGACGGTCACGGCCCGGTCCTGCCGGGCGGCAGCCTCGTGCACGAGTTCGCAGTCGGCAGGGTTGTCGTCCACCAGCAGGACGCACAGGCGGTCGGGCATCCAGGTGGCGTCCGGGGTCACGTGATTCAGTGTGGGGGGCGCGCCAGGGGAGAAATGCGACCCCAGCCCCAAATTCCCCTGCTGCTCTCCCCCACCGGGCGGGGTGGTGCGCGGTCATCTGCGCTTGACAGCGCCTCGGCACCCTGCAGGGCGGCAGATGACTCGAGCAGTGAACGCGACCGGCACGGTGAACAGGCCCGCTTCGTTGCCCTGACGGACGGACAGCGTGACCTGCGGAGTGAACAGCCGCGCAGCGAGCATCCGTCATGATCATCATCAGCGGGTGTCAGCGGCATTGAGGGGCCAACCGTGCGCTCCTCAACTCCACGTCCAACCGCTTCGGTTCCGGCTGCTCGCTCGGAAGCTCCGCGAGTCTGCTCGGTTCAGGTGCGAACCGTTCTCCCAACGCACCTGAACCCCGCTGTCGAGCCCCGTCGGGCGTGGAGGGCTCGGTGTGGACGGCTCTGTTCGGCGTGGACGGCTCTGTGCCGCCAGGGGTCTGTCGAGCGACACGCTCCTGCGGGTGTCTGTCGGCCGGGCCACCGCGGAACGGGTACGCTGACGGGTATGGCCCGCGCGGTGTGGAGGTGGACGCTGCCCCTGTGGCTGGCGGTCACGCTGGCTGGCTCGTGGGGTCTCGTGAGTGAGCGGCGCGCGGCGCTGCAGGCGGCGTTCGAACTGGACGCGCGGGTGCTGCACCGGGTCCTGTCTCAGCGTC is a window of Deinococcus sedimenti DNA encoding:
- a CDS encoding response regulator, producing the protein MTPDATWMPDRLCVLLVDDNPADCELVHEAAARQDRAVTVKVLHDGRSALDWLLAQADLHLLPDVLLLDIRMPGMTGFEMLQAVRSHPSLHRLPAVMLTTSSDSDDVRRAYDLISSGYLVKEHGFEEFTAQIRRFIAYWSDVHYPHTRAYVRPA
- a CDS encoding tyrosine-type recombinase/integrase is translated as MTLVRTSDTLALIHLTDQALRVRAVEAASTYDTDTLVQVTLAYMTSGSRKGARTSPKTLAAYRLAVRDFVPWAQRSGVQLLRPGRRDGGRYVAELQTRPTQARGRTGTLSAATVAQYVAGARALYRALRWAGATEAQPFEDAHVPPDPTPGIVKNPPYMREVDDVLGHCDARLAALLLLCAHAGLRVTEALNIRLGDLQGAQLTVHGKGGKVRRVPLGRRVRAALQDLPAASADGELFDWTYHQAQYRMRLAFRAAGHGPAWRGFHAARKHSGTRLYRATKDFTRVGLFLGHSSVDTTRRYVALEENDVQNEVEDF